One genomic window of Sphingopyxis sp. OPL5 includes the following:
- a CDS encoding cellulase family glycosylhydrolase, which produces MKFGSVALALAALFSSTSVHAGGYLKVEGTQIVDGSGEPVILRGMGLGGWMLQEGYMLKLGEVGQQHRIRAKLVELVGEERTAEFYRAWLDNHTTEPDIAQMATWGFNSVRLPIHFDQLTLPVDKEPQAGVDTWHEEGFQRIDRLLAWSKANRIYLILDLHAAPGGQGNDLAISDRDPAKPSLWESEENQRKTVALWTKLAARYAGEPWIGGYDLINEPNWSFATPGKGNGCDETENRAVWDLQQRITAAIRGVDQKHIVIVEGNCWGNNYKGLPAAWDANLVLSFHKYWNNNDGASIADIVKLRQSYGRPVWLGESGENSNVWFRDAIRLVEGEGIGWNFWPLKKIGFNQPLEIVAGDGWMKITAWATGKGPKPGADEAFAAMMRLAENTRFENNIAHPDVIDAMIRQPHDASARPFTARRLDGAPLTIRAVDYDLGPAGVAYRDSVDANYHVATGGERTPWNNGTTYRNDGVDIARDADGSPYVGDFVTGEWMRYSLDAAAAGRRSVMIRARSAKGGTVMLGDREIAVPAGRDWATIALPDIALQPGSHALGLRATACDDCEINDLTLTPLP; this is translated from the coding sequence ATGAAATTCGGGTCGGTCGCATTGGCGCTTGCCGCGCTGTTTTCCTCCACCTCGGTCCATGCCGGGGGTTATCTGAAGGTCGAGGGCACGCAGATCGTCGATGGCAGCGGCGAGCCCGTCATCCTGCGCGGCATGGGGCTCGGCGGCTGGATGCTGCAGGAGGGCTATATGCTCAAGCTCGGCGAGGTCGGGCAGCAGCACCGGATCCGCGCCAAGCTCGTCGAACTGGTCGGCGAGGAGCGGACGGCGGAATTCTACCGAGCGTGGCTCGACAACCATACGACCGAGCCCGACATCGCGCAAATGGCGACATGGGGCTTCAACTCGGTGCGCCTGCCGATCCATTTCGACCAGTTGACCCTGCCGGTGGACAAGGAACCGCAGGCCGGGGTCGATACCTGGCACGAGGAGGGCTTCCAGCGCATCGACCGCCTGCTCGCATGGAGCAAGGCGAACCGCATTTACCTGATCCTCGACCTCCACGCCGCGCCCGGCGGGCAAGGCAATGACCTTGCGATTTCCGACCGCGATCCGGCGAAGCCTTCGCTGTGGGAGAGCGAAGAGAACCAGCGCAAGACAGTCGCGCTGTGGACCAAACTCGCGGCGCGCTATGCCGGCGAGCCATGGATCGGCGGCTATGACCTGATCAACGAGCCGAACTGGAGCTTCGCAACGCCGGGCAAGGGCAATGGCTGCGACGAGACCGAAAACAGGGCGGTGTGGGACCTGCAGCAGCGGATCACCGCCGCGATCCGCGGCGTCGACCAGAAGCATATCGTGATCGTCGAGGGCAATTGCTGGGGGAACAACTACAAGGGCCTGCCCGCGGCATGGGACGCCAATTTGGTGCTGAGCTTCCACAAATATTGGAACAACAACGACGGGGCGAGCATCGCCGACATCGTCAAGCTGCGTCAGAGCTATGGCAGGCCGGTGTGGCTCGGCGAGTCGGGCGAGAACAGCAATGTCTGGTTTCGCGACGCGATCCGCCTCGTCGAGGGCGAAGGCATTGGCTGGAATTTCTGGCCGCTCAAGAAGATCGGCTTCAACCAGCCGCTCGAGATCGTCGCCGGCGACGGCTGGATGAAGATCACTGCCTGGGCGACCGGCAAGGGGCCGAAACCCGGCGCCGACGAGGCCTTTGCCGCGATGATGCGGCTGGCCGAAAACACGCGCTTCGAAAACAATATCGCGCATCCCGATGTCATCGACGCGATGATCCGCCAGCCGCACGATGCCAGCGCAAGGCCCTTCACCGCGCGGCGGCTGGACGGTGCGCCGCTCACCATCCGCGCGGTCGATTATGACCTGGGTCCGGCAGGCGTTGCCTATCGCGACAGCGTCGATGCCAATTATCATGTGGCGACCGGCGGCGAACGCACCCCCTGGAACAATGGCACAACCTATCGCAACGACGGCGTGGACATCGCGCGCGACGCCGACGGCAGCCCCTATGTCGGCGACTTCGTCACCGGCGAATGGATGCGCTACAGCCTCGACGCGGCCGCCGCCGGACGCCGCAGCGTGATGATCCGCGCGCGCTCGGCCAAGGGCGGTACGGTCATGCTGGGCGACCGCGAGATCGCGGTCCCGGCGGGGCGGGACTGGGCGACGATCGCCTTGCCCGATATCGCACTACAACCCGGCAGCCATGCCCTCGGCCTGCGCGCCACCGCTTGTGACGACTGCGAAATCAACGATTTGACGCTGACGCCCCTTCCTTGA
- a CDS encoding DoxX family protein, translating to MSMIAVFIGRLFIAVIFVVSGINKLIHVADTNAMISAAGLPGGLAIPTGLFELIAGVCIALGIATRLVSILLAGFVLLTILFFHREFTDPMQAMAAMKNLAIAGGLLCLFGYGHTRWSYDALRQRRRDELARHNAEARLTEAELRAARAEGRAEAVGAPVVVEKRPFWRR from the coding sequence ATGTCCATGATCGCCGTCTTTATCGGCCGCCTGTTCATTGCCGTGATTTTCGTGGTGTCGGGGATCAACAAACTGATCCACGTCGCCGATACCAACGCCATGATTTCGGCCGCAGGCCTGCCCGGCGGGCTCGCGATCCCGACCGGCCTGTTCGAACTGATCGCGGGCGTGTGCATCGCGCTCGGCATCGCGACGCGGCTGGTTTCGATCCTGCTCGCGGGTTTCGTGCTGCTCACCATCCTCTTTTTCCACCGCGAATTCACCGATCCGATGCAGGCGATGGCGGCAATGAAGAATCTGGCGATCGCGGGCGGGCTGCTCTGCCTGTTCGGTTATGGCCATACGCGTTGGAGCTATGACGCGCTGCGCCAGCGCCGCCGCGACGAACTCGCGCGCCACAATGCCGAAGCGCGCCTGACCGAAGCCGAATTGCGCGCCGCGCGCGCCGAGGGCCGCGCCGAAGCCGTCGGCGCCCCGGTGGTCGTGGAGAAGCGCCCGTTCTGGCGGCGCTGA
- a CDS encoding saccharopine dehydrogenase family protein, whose protein sequence is MASGREFDIIVYGATGFTGRLVAEYLVQHYGGRADAPKWAMAGRSADKLAEVRDLIGAPKDTPLVVADADDLASLDAMAARASVVLTTVGPYQLYGSDVVAACVKAGTAYADLCGEPGWMREMIDAHQDAAKASGARITFSCGFDSIPFDLGVLFLQAEAVKRHGQPAPRVKGRVRKMAGGASGGTIASLTETLKAIAKKPSLALLLKSSFALTPGFEGPSQPSGLIPEYDGATGTWTAPFVMATINTKNVHRTNFLLGHKWGADLVYDEMMMTTIGDAGKAMAEAIAKANPFGESKLKPGEGPSKDERENGFYDILFVGEYPDGTSIRASVQGDRDPGYGSTSKMLAETGMALLANKGDGGVWTPGALLGEALIDRLTANAGLTFQIEE, encoded by the coding sequence ATGGCCAGCGGACGCGAGTTCGACATCATCGTCTATGGCGCGACCGGCTTTACCGGCCGCCTCGTCGCCGAATATCTGGTGCAGCATTATGGCGGCCGCGCCGATGCCCCCAAATGGGCGATGGCGGGGCGCAGCGCCGACAAGCTGGCCGAGGTCCGCGACCTGATCGGCGCGCCCAAGGACACACCGCTGGTCGTTGCCGACGCGGACGACCTCGCCAGCCTCGACGCGATGGCGGCGCGAGCGTCGGTCGTGCTGACCACGGTTGGCCCGTACCAGCTTTACGGGAGCGACGTCGTCGCGGCGTGCGTCAAGGCGGGCACCGCCTATGCCGATTTGTGCGGCGAACCCGGCTGGATGCGCGAGATGATCGACGCGCATCAGGACGCCGCCAAGGCGTCGGGCGCGCGCATCACCTTCAGCTGCGGTTTCGATAGCATTCCTTTCGACCTCGGCGTGCTGTTCCTGCAGGCCGAAGCGGTGAAGCGCCACGGCCAACCCGCCCCGCGAGTCAAGGGCCGGGTCCGCAAGATGGCGGGCGGCGCGTCGGGCGGCACGATCGCCAGCCTGACCGAAACGCTGAAGGCGATTGCGAAAAAGCCGTCGCTCGCCCTGCTGCTCAAATCCTCCTTCGCGCTCACACCCGGTTTCGAGGGGCCGTCGCAGCCGAGTGGATTGATTCCGGAGTATGACGGCGCGACCGGCACCTGGACCGCGCCCTTCGTGATGGCGACGATCAACACCAAGAATGTCCACCGCACCAATTTCCTGCTCGGCCATAAATGGGGCGCCGACCTCGTCTATGACGAGATGATGATGACGACGATCGGCGATGCCGGAAAAGCGATGGCCGAGGCGATCGCCAAGGCGAACCCGTTTGGCGAATCCAAGCTCAAGCCCGGCGAGGGGCCGAGCAAGGACGAGCGCGAGAACGGCTTCTACGACATATTGTTCGTCGGCGAATATCCCGACGGGACGAGCATTCGTGCTTCGGTGCAGGGCGACCGCGATCCCGGTTACGGCTCGACGTCGAAGATGCTTGCCGAAACCGGCATGGCGTTGCTCGCGAACAAGGGCGACGGCGGGGTGTGGACCCCCGGGGCCTTGCTCGGCGAGGCGCTGATCGACCGGCTGACCGCCAACGCCGGACTGACCTTCCAAATCGAGGAATAA